Proteins encoded together in one Benincasa hispida cultivar B227 chromosome 1, ASM972705v1, whole genome shotgun sequence window:
- the LOC120079311 gene encoding uncharacterized protein K02A2.6-like: MCRCVLEEETQRILAECHDSPYEGHFDGKRTVAKYILFAVDYVSKWVEAIACARNDASTISKFLIKNIFTRYGTPRALISDEGTHFINRIISKLLAKYNVRHKIATAYHPQTNGQAEVSNREMKCILEKVVNAMRKDWAQRLDEAL; this comes from the exons ATGTGTCGATGCGTTCTGGAGGAAGAGACACAACGCATCTTAGCTGAGTGTCATGACTCTCCTTATGAAGGGCATTTTGATGGGAAAAGAACCGTAGCAAAG TACATCCTGTTTGCAGTAGATTATGTAtctaagtgggtagaagcaATAGCCTGTGCTAGGAATGATGCGTCCACTATATCTAAGTTTCTTATCAAGAACATCTTTACACGCTATGGAACGCCAAGAGCCCTGATAAGCGACGAAGGTACGCACTTCATTAATCGCATCATTTCCAAAttacttgcaaaatataatgtcaGGCACAAGATCGCTACTGCTTACCACccacaaacaaatggtcaagcAGAAGTATCAAATCGAGAAATGAAATGTATCCTGGAGAAAGTCGTCAATGCAATGCGAAAGGATTGGGCACAGAGGTTGGATGAAGCACTCTAG